The DNA sequence CAGGGTGGCGCGGTGCAGCTCCAGGTAGAGCTCCCCGACCCACACCGGCGGGTTCGGCAGCTCGGCACGGGCGCGCTCGAAGAAGGCGTCCGGGTGCTCCCAGGCCACGCGGGCGCTCCCCTCGAGGTTCGCGAGCCGCGCGGCCTTTCCGGTCATCTCGCGCGTCGTCCCGCCGCCGCCGTCGCCCCAGCCGACCGGCGCGATCGAGCCGGTGGCGTGCCGGTTCTCGCGGAACTGGCGCGACGCGCGGGCGACCTCCGACCCGGAGAGCTGCGAGTTGTAGGTGTCCATCGGCGGGAAGTGCGAGAACAGCTGCGACCCGTCGATGCCCTCCCATAGGAACGTGTGGTGGGGGAACTTGTTGACCTGGTTCCACGAGATCTTCTGCGTGAAGAACCACTCGAACCCGGCCCGCCGCATGAGCTGCGGGAGGGCGGGCGAGTAGCCGAAGCTGTCCGGCAGCCAGGCGCCCTTCGGCGCGATCCCGAACTGCTCGCGGAAGAACCGCTGCCCCTGCGAGAACTGGCGGACGATCGACTCGCCCGTCGGCATCACGGTGTCGGACTCCACCCACATTCCGCCGAGCGGCAGGAACCGACCGGCGGCGACGGCGGCGGTGATCCGCTCCCACACCTCCGGCCGGTGCTCCTTCACCCACGCGTACTGCTGCGCGCTCGACATCCCGTAGAGGAAGTCGTCGGTCTGGTCGATGAGCTCGGTCATGGTGGAGGTCGTGCGCGCAACCTTGCGGACCGTCTCGCGCACGGGCCAGAGCCAGGCCGAGTCGATGTGGGCGTGGCCGACCGCGGAGATGCGGTGGGCGGACTCCTCGGCCGGCGAGGCGAGCACGCCCGCGAGCGGGGCGCGGGCGTCTGGTGCGGTCTCCGGGATGCGCTGCAGGTCGAGCGCGTCGAGCGCGTCGTCGAGGGCCTGCAGGATGCGCATCTTCCGCGGTCCGTCCGGGAGTTCCTGCTGCAGCTCCAGCAGCACCTCGATGTCGAGCGCGAGCGCGTGCACCTCGGCCTCGAACACGGCCAGCTCGATGCGACGCGTCGTGTAGAGCGGCTTCGCCGAGGAGGTGAGGATGTCCCCTTCCTGCGTCGGCAGGAAGGGGTGGTAGTCGAGCAGCACCGGGTTGGAGGCCGCCTCGATGAACAGCTCGACCTCCTCGTCGCCCTCCGCGCTCTCGGCGACGAGCACCCACTGGTTGCGCGGGTTGATCGACTTCACCGGTGAGCCGTCCGCCCGGTAGACCAGGCCCTCGCACTGGAAGCCGGGCATGTTCTTGTCGAAGCCGAGGTCGATGACGGCCTCCACGCGGCGGCCGGCCCAGGCGGCGGGCACGGCGCCGGTCAGCCGGAACCAGGTGGTGCCCCAGGCGCGGCCCCACGGCGTGCCCACCTCGTACGGCGTGTAGTCCAGCGCGAGACCCTCGGCGGGCGGGATCGGCTCGCCCGGCAGCACGTTCCAGGCGATCTCCACCGGCGCCGTCTCGCTGTGGACGGCCGGGAGGATCCGCTCGTCGAGCACTCGGCGCGCGCGTCCGGTGGTCAGGGGGATGTCGTCGTGCATCGCTGCCTTTCTGGGGGTGGTTCAGGAATGTCGAGGAAATCGGAGGTCAGGGGGCGACGGCCGGGTGCGGCACGCTCACCGGAGCGTCGGCCGTCCCCGCCGCCTCGATCAGCCGGCCGATGCCGCGCGCGTCCAGCATCGCCCGGTCGGTCGACCGGGATCGCAGGACGACCTGCGGGCCGCGGCCGGACTCCTCCGCCACGGCGAGCCAGGCCCGGGCGAAGCCGCCGCCCGGGGCGCACGACCGCCGCACGTGCGGGTTGGGCCGGCCCTGCGCGTCCACGTCGTCCAGCACGATCGCCTCGGCCGGCGGCGCCTGTTCGCTCGGGCGGCCGCCGAGTTCGCGCGCGACCTCGGCGAAGCGGGCGCCCACCGGCTTGAGGACGCCGTCGGAGGAGAACAGGCCGAGGTCGTACTCGAGCTCGGGGAAGTCGGCGAGCGCGCGCGACACGTCGTGCGAGCACCACCAGGTGACGCCGAACGCGTTCTGGACGTCGGCCGCGTGCCGGATCGTCCGCTCGACGAAGTCGGGGGCGTCCTCGGGCGCGACCACGGTCGTCGGCGCCCCGACCTCCTGCAGCCAGTTCGGCCGGCCGGGCTCGCGGTTCCACGCCGCGGCGAGCTGCATCAGGTATTCGCCGTGGCGGACGGATCCCGCCCCGAGCGACCCGTGCAGCTGCCCGGCCCCGTTGAACACCCACGAGTGCGTGATGGTCATGTCGCCGTGCTCGGCGGCGTGCTCCGGGCCGAACGGCTGGTCGTCGTCGTACCAGGCCGCGTCGTACTGCGCGACGGTGACGGAGGGCGCGTGCCGCTCCGCGCCGCCGAGCCCGTCCCGCGCAGCGGCGACCATGGTGCTGAGCCAGCTCGCGGCCTGCCCGGGGCCGACCGTGTGCGGCGAGGGATGCGGCGCGTGCGCGAACTGGTTCAGCTCGTTCCCGATCGTCACGCCCAGGAGGTTCGGGCGCCCGGCGAGCGCCGACGCCAGCTGCCGGACGTACGCGGCGGTCGAGCCGACGACGTCCGGATCGGTGAACATGTTGCGGCGGTGCCAGGAGTCGAGCCAGGACGGCAGGAAGTCGAAGCTCGACAGGTGCCCCTGGAGGGCGTCCACGTTGGCGTCCAGGCCGAACGAGGCCGCGATGTCCACGACCTCCACGATGTCCGCCAGCGCGCTCGCCCGGACCAGCGACCGGTTCGGCTGCACGACGGGCCAGAGCGGGAAGATCCGCACGTGGTCCGCGCCCAGCGAGGCGATCGCCTCGAAGTCGCGGGCGACCGCGGACGCCGAGAAGTCCAGCCAGGAGTGGAACCAGTTGCCCGACGGTGTGTAGTTGACGCCGAACCGCATCAGCCTTTCACGCCTCCCTCTTGCACGCCTTTGAAGAAGAACCGCTGCAGCGCGGCGAAGATCACGGCGATCGGGATGAACGCGATCATCGTGCCCGCCGCGATCAGCCGCTGATCGTTGGAGAAGGTGCCCTGAAGATACTGCAGACCCACGGTCAGCGTCAGCTTGTCCGGCGACTGCAGCACGATCAGCGGCCAGAGGAAGTCGTCCCAGGCGCCGATGAACGAGAAGATCGCGATCACGGCGATCGTGCCCTGCACGGCGGGGAGGGCGATCGACCACAGCCGCTGCCACGAATTGGCGCCGTCCACCACCGCGGCCTGGTCGATCTCATCGGGGATCTGCCGGAACGCGTTGTACATCAGCAGCACGTTCAGCGCCGCGATCATCCCGGGCAGGGCGACGCCGGCGAGGGAGTCGGCGAGGCCGAGGTCCTTGACGGTGACGAACTGCGAGATGATCGTCGCCTCGCCGGGCAGCACGAGCGTCGCCAGGAAGAGCCCCAGCACGATCTTGCGGCCCCGCCAGCGCAGGCGCGCCAGCGCGAAGCCGGCGAACGTGGCGAACACGATGTTGCCGACGACGTCGATCGCCGCGACGATCAGCGAGTTGCCGATGTAGACCCAGACCGGGATGGCGTCGGCGACCTTGCCGTAGTTCGCCAGCGTCGGCTGCGACGGGATGAACGACGGCGTCGCGGTGTAGATGTCCTCCCCCGCGCCCTTGAGGGAGGTCGAGAGCTGCCAGAGGAAGGGGCCGACCGTGATGAAGAGCACGATCACGAGCAGCACGTAGCGAAGGATCCGCTCGCGGGTGGACATGACGCCCCACGCCCGGCGGCGTCGCCTGCGCTGCGGCGCGCGCGGGGCTCCGATGTCGGCGGCCGGCGCGAGCGCGAGCTCGGCGGCCGCGTTGCTGGTGGCTGTCGTGGTCTGGGTCATCGGTCGGCCTTGCTGTTGATGCGGGCGAGCACGAGCATCGGCACGAGCGTGACGACGAACAGCAGGAGGCTGAGGGCCGAGGCGTAGCCGAGGTTGCCGGTGAACCCGCGCGCGTACTGCTGGATGAGGATGACGAGCGACTGGTCCTGGCCTCCCGGGCCGCCGGTGCCGTTCGTCAGGATGTAGAGCTCGCTGAACACGCGCAGCGACGAGACGCAGATCAGGATCGCGACCAGGGTCATCGTGCCGCGCACGCCCGGCACGGTCACCGACCAGAACCGGCGGGCGGCCCCTGCGCCGTCGAGCGCCGCGGCCTCGTGGAGCTCGCTGCCGACGTTCCCGAGCGCCGCCAGGAAGATGATCATGTAGTAGCCGAGGCCCTTCCACACCGTCAGGCTGATCGCGCTGAACAGGACGAGCCAGCGGTCGGTGAGGAACGGAATGCTCCCGTGCACGAAGCCGAGCGTCTTCACCATCTCGTTGATGACGCCGCGGTCGTCGAGGATCCACGTCCAGATCAGGCCGACGACCACCGCCGAGGCGATGACCGGGGTGTAGAAGGCGGTGCGGAAGAACGCGATGCCCGGCAGCTTCTTCTCGACCAGCACGGCGATCAGCAGCGGGAGGATCGTCAGCAGCGGCAGGCACACGATCATGTAGACGACGCTGTTGAGCAGCGCCTGCCACACGTCGGGGTCGGCGAAGAGCCGGCTCCAGTTGTCGAAGCCGACGAACCGGCTCGTTCCGCCGAGCGGGCTCTCGTTCGTGAACGACATCCTGACCGTGTTGAGCGACGGCCACACGCTGAAGCCGATCAGCCACACCAGCGCGGGCGCGACGAGCAGCCAGGGGGTGAACCAGCGGTTGGCACGCAGCACGCGGGCCTCCCTTCTGTCGGTCACCCGGCCGGAGGCGGACCTCCGGCCGGGTGAGTGATGGTGCTCAGCCGTTCGAGAGGAGGCCGTTCATCTTGGTCTGGGCGGTCTGCAGCGCGTCCTTGGCGGAGGCGTCGCCCTTCATCGCGAGCGCGATCTGCTGGTCGAGGATCGTCGACATGGCCTGGTTCACCTGGACGGGGTTGAGGTTCTTCGCCGTCTTCAGCGCCTGGTTGGCGAGCACGCGCGCCTGACCGTTCTCGGTCCCGTCGTCCTTGGAGAAGAACGGGTCGGACTGGGAGGAGATCGTGGACGGGAAGATGTTGACCAGGTGGGCGAAGGCCTCCTGGTTCTTCGCGTTCGTGATGAACTGCGCGAACGCCTCGGCGGTGGCGGGGTGCTTCGACTTGGCGGAGACGCTCATCCCCTGCACGTACAGCGGCGGGGTGTCGAGCGCGGGCGAGACGACCACGTTGCCCTTCAGCGACGGGTTGTTCTTCTCGAAGTCGGACAGGCTGGTCGCGCCTCCCGTGGTCCACGCCACCTTGCCCTGGGTGAACAGGGTCGAGTTGCCGAGGTAGTCACTGTTGAGGACGGTCGACGGCATCAGGCCGGACTTGTAGGCGTCGGCGTAGCGCTGGATGAGGTCGACGGCCTTCTGGTTGTCGGCGAAGACGAACTTGGTGCCCTTCGCGTTGAGCACGG is a window from the Leifsonia shinshuensis genome containing:
- a CDS encoding carbohydrate ABC transporter permease, which codes for MTQTTTATSNAAAELALAPAADIGAPRAPQRRRRRRAWGVMSTRERILRYVLLVIVLFITVGPFLWQLSTSLKGAGEDIYTATPSFIPSQPTLANYGKVADAIPVWVYIGNSLIVAAIDVVGNIVFATFAGFALARLRWRGRKIVLGLFLATLVLPGEATIISQFVTVKDLGLADSLAGVALPGMIAALNVLLMYNAFRQIPDEIDQAAVVDGANSWQRLWSIALPAVQGTIAVIAIFSFIGAWDDFLWPLIVLQSPDKLTLTVGLQYLQGTFSNDQRLIAAGTMIAFIPIAVIFAALQRFFFKGVQEGGVKG
- a CDS encoding alpha-mannosidase, translated to MHDDIPLTTGRARRVLDERILPAVHSETAPVEIAWNVLPGEPIPPAEGLALDYTPYEVGTPWGRAWGTTWFRLTGAVPAAWAGRRVEAVIDLGFDKNMPGFQCEGLVYRADGSPVKSINPRNQWVLVAESAEGDEEVELFIEAASNPVLLDYHPFLPTQEGDILTSSAKPLYTTRRIELAVFEAEVHALALDIEVLLELQQELPDGPRKMRILQALDDALDALDLQRIPETAPDARAPLAGVLASPAEESAHRISAVGHAHIDSAWLWPVRETVRKVARTTSTMTELIDQTDDFLYGMSSAQQYAWVKEHRPEVWERITAAVAAGRFLPLGGMWVESDTVMPTGESIVRQFSQGQRFFREQFGIAPKGAWLPDSFGYSPALPQLMRRAGFEWFFTQKISWNQVNKFPHHTFLWEGIDGSQLFSHFPPMDTYNSQLSGSEVARASRQFRENRHATGSIAPVGWGDGGGGTTREMTGKAARLANLEGSARVAWEHPDAFFERARAELPNPPVWVGELYLELHRATLTSQHRTKQGNRRTEHLLVEAELWSATAAVRAGLPYPYEQLDRLWQQVLLLQFHDILPGTSIAWVHREAVATYAAVAAELEELIASALAALAGSGDEELVANPAATALGALQAHAIAPAERSAAEPVWFDQGPEGFRLRNGVVSVVVGHDGLVTSAVDLATGREAIAPGAEANLLQLHQDFPNMWDAWDVDRFYRNRVEDLREVDSIEGGIGEDGVARVIVKRSFSTSTVTQTLSLAAGSRTLEFEQSTDWHETEKFLKVAFPLDVRAEHTIAETQFGAHKRVTHTNTSWEAAKFETSMHRFVLVEEPGFGVALVNDSSYGYDTERSVRDGEVTTTLRLSLLRAPRFPDPETDQGVQTHRYGLVIGTSVAGATAAGVLMNQNARTIRGAHAVSPLVSVEGGAVVSSVKLADDRSGDLIVRVYEPEGRRATARLRVDAPVGAARTATLLEEQLPGEPAADAGSVELTLSPFEVRTLRFAVR
- a CDS encoding glycoside hydrolase 5 family protein, which translates into the protein MRFGVNYTPSGNWFHSWLDFSASAVARDFEAIASLGADHVRIFPLWPVVQPNRSLVRASALADIVEVVDIAASFGLDANVDALQGHLSSFDFLPSWLDSWHRRNMFTDPDVVGSTAAYVRQLASALAGRPNLLGVTIGNELNQFAHAPHPSPHTVGPGQAASWLSTMVAAARDGLGGAERHAPSVTVAQYDAAWYDDDQPFGPEHAAEHGDMTITHSWVFNGAGQLHGSLGAGSVRHGEYLMQLAAAWNREPGRPNWLQEVGAPTTVVAPEDAPDFVERTIRHAADVQNAFGVTWWCSHDVSRALADFPELEYDLGLFSSDGVLKPVGARFAEVARELGGRPSEQAPPAEAIVLDDVDAQGRPNPHVRRSCAPGGGFARAWLAVAEESGRGPQVVLRSRSTDRAMLDARGIGRLIEAAGTADAPVSVPHPAVAP
- a CDS encoding carbohydrate ABC transporter permease; translation: MLRANRWFTPWLLVAPALVWLIGFSVWPSLNTVRMSFTNESPLGGTSRFVGFDNWSRLFADPDVWQALLNSVVYMIVCLPLLTILPLLIAVLVEKKLPGIAFFRTAFYTPVIASAVVVGLIWTWILDDRGVINEMVKTLGFVHGSIPFLTDRWLVLFSAISLTVWKGLGYYMIIFLAALGNVGSELHEAAALDGAGAARRFWSVTVPGVRGTMTLVAILICVSSLRVFSELYILTNGTGGPGGQDQSLVILIQQYARGFTGNLGYASALSLLLFVVTLVPMLVLARINSKADR